Sequence from the Calypte anna isolate BGI_N300 chromosome 25, bCalAnn1_v1.p, whole genome shotgun sequence genome:
AGCTCTTGTGCTTGATGCCCTCCTGAGGCTGTGAGCTCTTGGTTGCACGGTACTTGTGGGAAGACTCCTTGACTTCCTTCCCTGGAGGACACTTGGTCTCGCATGGTCTCGGGGGGCACTCGGTTGCGCAGCGCTGCGCGGCGTAGGAGGTGACACACTCCTGAGTGGGGTAGCCCTTCATGCACTTGTGCTGGGGGAACCTGCTGACGTACTCCTGCAGGTAAGACTGGGTGACACACTGCTGTGGGGGACACTCCGTGACACCCCGCAGGGGTAGGGAATAGCCACTGCTCATCCCTTTCATGGACCACAGCTCCGCGCCGTACCGCTGCGACGAGCGCTTGGAGATCTTCTGCGATCTGCACTCATCCTTGCACGAGGAGGAATATTTGATCCCACATGGTGGAAACTTGAGCTTGGTCGGTTCTGGGTACCTGGGTGCACACGGGGGGAGACTCTTGGCCACCCGTTTTTTCACGGGGAGGTTGGTCTCACAAGGCTGGAAGGTCGACATGCTGCTCAGCTTCACACTGGGCttcctgcagggcaggaggcGAGCGGTGTCACAAGGATCAGGGTAGAGCAGGACACATTGTTGGACGTAGGGCTGGCAAGACAGCTGGGGTGTCTGAGTGATGCTTGGCTGTGGGCACACGTAAGTGAGAGGCTGAGTGTAGCTTTGCCACCTTGGCACTGGGCTCTTGATCACGCTGATGGGTTGGCACGTGTTGCTGCACGCATCAGGCTGGGGTGTGCAGCGTTGGATGTTTTCGGTGCCACAGCCCAACCCCGGAAGGTACAGATGTTTATACCTCTCCCCATAATAGTGCATGGTCGTGCAAGGCACTtaggactgaaaagaaaaaaaaaaacaaaaacaaaaaacaggaagaaaaaacaaacaaagaaaatagaCAGACAGTTCACATAGGCATTGCCTGTTTTTTCTGGTGTCTAACCTGGAGTTTGCCCACAGGCAGCTCTACATGCTGAGCCCACACCCAAGCTCTCCTGCAGGTCAGAGACTCACAATCAGGCTGTGAATGGTGAGATGAGAAGAGGCTGCTCTCAGCTCCTACCCTGACTTAAGAATCCAGAAACAAGGAgccagaaaacccaaggagttTTCACAAAGCCTTTCAAAGACCAGCTAGGTGTCCATCAAAGCATTTCATTAATCAAAAGTGACATTATGACCCTCTGTCTTCTTAGAAACCTTTGTGTCTCTACTGGGAAAACCTTTCAAGTTTTGTCCTGCAACTCCCAAGCAGGAGGGATGAAAGACAAGCCCAAATTAAAGGTGTGTCCATGCTGTAATCCTCAGGTGTGACTGCAGTTCAGACAGGCAAACCCAAGCTGAGGTTAAATTACCTGGCTAAGGGTAAGGTGAGGGTTGGCCAGCACAGAGTCCAGCAGGTACAACCTGCCCAACTGCTAATTCATGGGCCcacaggggctgctgggctggtaGGTTGCAATTACAGGCTCTGAGCTCACTACCATAGCATCTGCTCAGCTGCCCCTGCAAGCCTCACAGCCCCTGCATCATCCTATTTtggataaagaaagaaaagaggaattaCAACAGGCTTGGTGGAACCATaacagggaaggagaaggcaaCATCTCAGCTGCAGTTAACTGGTCAAGTTTCACTGGGGTGAGGAACTACACCCAGCCTCCAGTCCTGTGCTACAGTCCTACCAAGCCGTAGTGTCCTGGTTTTGGTCTGGTAACCCAAAGACCCAGTGTCAAAACATCTGGCACAGCATCTCTGATAGTGAAATgtcctcccagcagccctggtgtGAGCAGCATGAAGGGGAATCTGTAGAGACCGCAGCCCTGGGGAAAGGACAGGGAGGCACCACCTGGAGCTCCCCACTTTCCTCCTGAAAACACTGTGAAATGTCTCACTTTGCCTTGACCCCCAGAGTCATAGGAGAAACCACCCCACTTGATTCCCCAGTCTGGAAAATAACAATTTCAGGAGGTTCTCTGAGTTTTTAACTGGATTATTTTGAGTATAAGAGGTACTAGAACCACCACATGTGAAAAGTACTctgataaaaaatgttttcagcacTATTTGGAGATTAAGGCATATAATTAAACAATTCTGGtaaagaaactgcattttctgagCATGCTTAGTTCTGACTATAATTACAGTGAGGTGTTTTATCTTCCACAAGCTTATCACTGGGTGACTATTAGCAACAACAATGCTGTGTGGTCCTATCATTAGGAAAACTTATTATCACTACAGGTATAATAATCATCAACTAATAAAAACAACCCATTGAAAAACAATTGTTGCAGTTGCTAACACTGAGTGTACAATGCTAAACTATCTGGTggtgctcagaaaaaaaaaaaaacaacaaaaaaacttctATATAGTAGGGGGGTTTATTTGTTTCCAGGGTGTTGTTTGCATAGCAGACTCATTTTTATCCTTGTTAGCCTAgatcaaaatttaattttaacatgTTCAGACTCAGCTAGagagcctctctgctggctgtcACATTGGTACTGAGGTTGATCAGATTCTTACACTTATCTGAGAAGCTGCTTTGTTTAAATcccacaaaacagaacaaaatttcCTTTAGAGGAGTTGCCTTTGTGTGAAAGGTCCCACCTGAGTCCTGCCAGCATCGAGCCCTTTCTGTAGTCAACAGCCTTCTTTGGACTAGAACTAACACCAAGTGGAGCAAAACCCACACATCCCACTCCTGACTTCACAGTCCATCTGGAATTGCTTTCCCAAGAGGCTTCAGTTTGGGAGATGCTCCAGCTGTTagagctgtgctggtgctgaAGGCAGCATCCCCCAGAAGATGTTtctctgccagcacccaggcagGACCTCTGCCTTCTCCGGCCACCCAGcaataaaacagcatttcaggAGCTCCATTAAAAGCCAGACTTACCCACTTCATCAGTGAGAACAACCGGAGAGAAGTGCCTTGGAGAGCCCCGGGATGGCAGAGCTTTTATACAGTGAATAAATGCCCTAGGGGAGTGAGGTGGTTTGGCTGCTCTTTGGTAAttgccagccctgtccccagccacGTGCAGCTTTGTGCTGGTGGGAATGGCTGGCCTCATTCTGTAGGGTGGCCATTGCCACCTGGCACTGCCAGGACATCCAGATA
This genomic interval carries:
- the LOC115599681 gene encoding uncharacterized protein LOC115599681 translates to MHYYGERYKHLYLPGLGCGTENIQRCTPQPDACSNTCQPISVIKSPVPRWQSYTQPLTYVCPQPSITQTPQLSCQPYVQQCVLLYPDPCDTARLLPCRKPSVKLSSMSTFQPCETNLPVKKRVAKSLPPCAPRYPEPTKLKFPPCGIKYSSSCKDECRSQKISKRSSQRYGAELWSMKGMSSGYSLPLRGVTECPPQQCVTQSYLQEYVSRFPQHKCMKGYPTQECVTSYAAQRCATECPPRPCETKCPPGKEVKESSHKYRATKSSQPQEGIKHKSSGTHHQSKSKCLHPRATQHSSHHHSGGVKRSGHSKKSRCAYKCLW